From the genome of Zonotrichia albicollis isolate bZonAlb1 chromosome 20, bZonAlb1.hap1, whole genome shotgun sequence, one region includes:
- the TINAGL1 gene encoding tubulointerstitial nephritis antigen-like — protein MGGSAAPSPPLRTRGQWGSPPGCTWGRGCCPHSRDPPFGEGSAGGARGGDQEPGDTEGTERATSWGLLSAAPGPTPAPPRSAPGRSRLCRRLPAPPRPGRGYKGAAGPAAGTGRRSGGSGRCGDMAGDMRAVLCLWLVAQVAQVARVAVSSRVRTRRELGPGLYQHGVYDAGGSYCQRGDVCCHGRDDGCTVPYHDTLCYCDLFCNRTVSDCCPDFWEYCLGIPAPFPKAPGCARTGHNYPTGATYRENCNLCTCGPGGQWQCEDHACLMDGELIDAVNRGNYGWRAANYSQFWGMTLEDGIRHRLGTFRPSATVMNMNEMHMNMDSNEVLPRHFDAAEKWPGMIHEPLDQGNCAGSWAFSTAAVASDRISIHSMGHMTPALSPQNLLSCDTRNQRGCSGGRLDGAWWYLRRRGVVTDECYPFTSQQSQPAAPPCMMHSRSTGRGKRQATARCPNPRSHANDIYQSTPAYRLSSSEKEIMKELMENGPVQAILEVHEDFFMYKSGIYRHTPVAEGKGPKHQRHGTHSVKITGWGEEQLPDGQTQKYWTAANSWGTAWGEGGHFRIARGVNECEVETFVVGVWGRVSMEDMPHK, from the exons ATGGGGGGGAGtgcagccccctcccctcctctgCGCACACGTGGGCAATGGGGAAGCCCCCCAGGATGTACATGGGGCAGAGGGTGCTGCCCCCATAGCCGGGATCCCCCGTTTGGCGAGGGCAGCGCCGGGGGCGCACGGGGAGGGGATCAGGAGCcgggggacaccgaggggacagagagggccACAAGTTGGGggcttctctctgcagccccaggcccgacccccgccccgccgcgctccgccCCGGGCCGCTCGCGGCTGTGTCGGCGCCTCCCCGCGCCCCCCCGGCCGGGGCGCGGCTATaagggagcggcggggccggcggcgggcacggggcggcggagcggcgggagcggcaG GTGCGGGGACATGGCCGGGGACATGCGGGCCGTGCTGTGCCTCTGGCTGGTGGCCCAGGTGGCCCAGGTGGCGCGGGTGGCCGTGTCCTCGCGGGTCCGCACCCGCCGGGAGCTGGGCCCCGGTCTGTACCAACACGGCGTCTACGACGCGGGCGGCTCCTACTGCCAGCGGGGCGACGTGTGCTGCCACGGCCGCGACGACGGCTGCACCGTGCCCTACCACGACACGCTGTGCTACTGCGACCTCTTCTGCAACCGCACCGTGTCCGACTGCTGTCCCGACTTCTGGGAATACTGCCTGGGAATCCCGGCGCCCTTCCCCaaagccccag GCTGTGCCCGAACAGGACACAATTACCCCACAGGAGCCACGTACCGGGAGAACTGCAACCTGTG caccTGCGGGCCCGGCGGGCAGTGGCAGTGCGAGGACCATGCCTGCCTGATGGACGGGGAGCTCATCGATGCCGTCAACAGGGGCAATTACGG CTGGAGAGCCGCCAACTACAGCCAGTTCTGGGGGATGACCCTGGAGGACGGGATCCGACACCGCCTGGGCACCTTCCGTCCCTCTGCCACCGTCATGAACATGAACGAGATGCAC ATGAACATGGACTCCAACGAGGTGCTGCCGCGTCACTTCGATGCCGCCGAGAAGTGGCCTGGGATGATCCACGAGCCCCTGGACCAGGGGAACTGCGCCGGCTCCTGGGCCTTCTCCACAGCCg CCGTGGCCTCGGACCGCATTTCCATCCACTCCATGGGTCACATGACCCCCGCGCTGTCCCCACAAAACCTCCTGTCCTGTGACACCCGAAACCAGCGCGGCTGCAGCGGGGGGCGCCTGGACGGAGCCTGGTGGTACCTGCGCAGGAGAGG CGTGGTGACAGACGAGTGCTACCCGTTCACgagccagcagagccagccGGCGGCGCCGCCCTGCATGATGCACAGCCGCTCCACGGGCCGGGGCAAGCGGCAGGCGACAGCGCGCTGCCCCAACCCCCGGAGCCACGCCAACGACATCTACCAGTCCACGCCCGCCTACCGCCTCTCCTCCAGC GAGAAGGAGATCATGAAGGAGCTGATGGAGAACGGCCCGGTGCAAG CCATCCTGGAGGTGCACGAGGATTTCTTCATGTACAAGAGCGGGATCTATCGGCACACGCCTGTGGCCGAGGGGAAGGGGCCCAAGCACCAGAGGCACGGGACCCACTCGGTGAAAATCACAGG gtggggagaggagcagctgcctgaTGGCCAGACCCAAAAATACTGG acGGCGGCCAACTCGTGGGGCACGGCGTGGGGCGAGGGCGGCCACTTTCGCATCGCCCGCGGCGTCAACGAGTGCGAGGTGGAGACCTTCGTGGTGGGGGTTTGGGGCCGCGTCAGCATGGAGGACATGCCCCACAAGTGA
- the PEF1 gene encoding peflin isoform X2, whose amino-acid sequence MGAGRFGDVIWAWPGRKTRYGVPGAGNAPPGVDPEAFSWFQTVDTDHSGFISVKELKQALVNNNWSSFNDETCQLMINMFDKTRSGRIDVYGFSALLRFIQQWRSLFQQYDRDQSGSISFSELQQAFSQMGYNLSPQFSQLLLARYAQRSPNPSIQLDRFIHICMQLQSLTDAFREKDTAMVGNVRLSYEDFLTMVVTRML is encoded by the exons ATGGGTGCAGGTCGTTTCGGTGACGTCATCTGGGCGTGGCCGGGGCGAAAGACTCGCTATGGCGTACCCGGGGCAG GGAATGCCCCCCCAGGGGTGGATCCCGAGGCGTTTTCCTGGTTCCAGACGGTGGATACGGATCACAGCGGGTTCATCTCTGTCAAGGAGCTGAAGCAGGCTCTGGTCAACAACAACTGGTCCTCGTTCAACGATGAGACCTGTCAGCTCATGATCA aCATGTTCGACAAGACGCGGTCGGGGCGCATCGACGTCTACGGCTTCTCCGCCCTGCTGCGCTTCATCCAGCAGTGGAGGAGCCTCTTCCAGCAGTATGACCGGGACCAGTCCGGCTCCATCAGCTTCAGCGAGCTCCAGCAAG CTTTCTCCCAGATGGGTTACAACCTGAGCCCCCAGTtcagccagctgctgctggcccgcTACGCCCAGCGTTCCCCCAATCCCAGTATCCAACTGGACCGGTTCATCCACATCTGCatgcagctgcagagcctcACCGACgccttcagggagaaggacaCGGCCATGGTGGGGAATGTCCGCCTCAGCTACGAGGATTTCCTCACCATGGTGGTGACACGGATGCTCTGA
- the PEF1 gene encoding peflin isoform X1, whose product MAYPGQGYPGAGQPPPVGPYPGGPYGGGPPPGPYGHPPPGGPYGGPYGSPQPGPYGGPAPGGNAPPGVDPEAFSWFQTVDTDHSGFISVKELKQALVNNNWSSFNDETCQLMINMFDKTRSGRIDVYGFSALLRFIQQWRSLFQQYDRDQSGSISFSELQQAFSQMGYNLSPQFSQLLLARYAQRSPNPSIQLDRFIHICMQLQSLTDAFREKDTAMVGNVRLSYEDFLTMVVTRML is encoded by the exons ATGGCGTACCCGGGGCAG ggctACCCCGGCGCAGGACAGCCCCCCCCGGTCGGGCCGTACCCCGGGGGTCCCTACGGCGGGGGGCCACCCCCGGGACCCTACGGGCATCCCCCGCCCGGGGGTCCCTACGGCGGCCCCTACGGCAGCCCCCAGCCCGGACCCTACGGCGGGCCGGCCCCGGGAG GGAATGCCCCCCCAGGGGTGGATCCCGAGGCGTTTTCCTGGTTCCAGACGGTGGATACGGATCACAGCGGGTTCATCTCTGTCAAGGAGCTGAAGCAGGCTCTGGTCAACAACAACTGGTCCTCGTTCAACGATGAGACCTGTCAGCTCATGATCA aCATGTTCGACAAGACGCGGTCGGGGCGCATCGACGTCTACGGCTTCTCCGCCCTGCTGCGCTTCATCCAGCAGTGGAGGAGCCTCTTCCAGCAGTATGACCGGGACCAGTCCGGCTCCATCAGCTTCAGCGAGCTCCAGCAAG CTTTCTCCCAGATGGGTTACAACCTGAGCCCCCAGTtcagccagctgctgctggcccgcTACGCCCAGCGTTCCCCCAATCCCAGTATCCAACTGGACCGGTTCATCCACATCTGCatgcagctgcagagcctcACCGACgccttcagggagaaggacaCGGCCATGGTGGGGAATGTCCGCCTCAGCTACGAGGATTTCCTCACCATGGTGGTGACACGGATGCTCTGA